Proteins encoded by one window of Planktothrix tepida PCC 9214:
- a CDS encoding 2Fe-2S iron-sulfur cluster-binding protein yields MDLTSSDSEINSQNNTPEIPVKTATIVFAKSGKTITCTENELILDVAEREGIPIPSSCRSGNCGTCQQKLIEGQIQYNNNPDAAKDLEPGMILTCSAQAINTVVIDA; encoded by the coding sequence GTGGATTTAACAAGTTCAGACTCTGAGATTAATTCCCAAAACAATACCCCAGAAATACCCGTTAAAACAGCCACAATTGTTTTTGCTAAATCGGGTAAAACCATTACCTGTACAGAAAATGAACTCATTCTCGACGTAGCAGAACGGGAAGGAATTCCAATTCCCAGTAGCTGCCGTTCAGGAAATTGTGGAACTTGCCAACAAAAATTAATTGAAGGGCAGATCCAATATAATAACAATCCTGATGCTGCGAAAGACCTAGAACCGGGTATGATTTTAACCTGTAGTGCCCAGGCGATAAATACAGTCGTTATTGATGCTTAA